A segment of the Hallerella succinigenes genome:
AAAAATTGGGAGCAATTCCAATTTGCATGTTGCACCAATTCCATTTTGGGATTTTCAGTGAACAGATGAAAAATATTATGGAGGTATATACTTATGACTGGACTGACGAAGAAATATAAAGAATACCTCAACGACAGTTATTCGCCCATTGATATCAATACATTACCCGCATTCGTTGATATGCGGGCGATGTTTGAGTATGCAAAAAAGAAGTGCGTTCAGATTTCGCAATTAACGAAAGAAGAAAAATCAAAATTTTTAATTCCCAACACAAGGGTTTCAGTCCCCTAGCATAAAGAACTTAACAATCTCTGATTTAGAGTGATTTTTGTACAGAAAAGACCGCAGCGGTGAGCTACGGTCTAAATTTTTAGGTCTGGATTCTTCGATTACGCTTTTACCGTCGTAAAGCTGAAAGCCTCTCCATCGGCATCGTTGGCTTCCAAGCCATCGGCAGCGGCAGCCCACTTGATAGCGACCGCTTGCGTCTCTCCGGCGATGTAAGCCTCGTTTTCCGCGACAGCTTGCTTGAATACGTCGCTTGCAGAGAACAGCGTCACTTCGATTTTGTCGGTGATGGCGTAGTTCTGATCCTTTCTTCTGTTCTGGATGCGGTTCACGAGTTCGCGGGCCACGCAGG
Coding sequences within it:
- a CDS encoding HMG-CoA synthase gives rise to the protein MTGLTKKYKEYLNDSYSPIDINTLPAFVDMRAMFEYAKKKCVQISQLTKEEKSKFLIPNTRVSVP